One Paramisgurnus dabryanus chromosome 10, PD_genome_1.1, whole genome shotgun sequence genomic region harbors:
- the LOC135718088 gene encoding zinc finger BED domain-containing protein 4-like, producing the protein MPREFLKATSVYALATLLDPRYKDRYFTSAQSAKRAKDALTGELEEDLRRSTAGASQAGPSQAAEPQEKFPRVEAAAPSSFMQEFEQIVEESEDPGAASSSSPAVQLHGYLAEKTIATSDNPYQYWGVNKYRLPCLAATATKYLCAPCTSVESERVFSTVSNIVDEKRSRLTAERAEMLVFMRKNLPLLIK; encoded by the exons atgccgcgggagtttttaaaggccacatctgtatatgCACTTGCCACCCTGCTGGACCCGAGATATAAAGACAG ATACTTTACAAGTGCACAATCTGCAAAGCGTGCAAAAGATGCACTGACAGGGGAACTAGAGGAAGACCTGAGGAGGAGCACAGCTGGAGCATCACAGGCCGGACCATCACAGGCCGCAGAACCACAGGAAAAGTTCCCTCGGGTGGAAGCAGCAGCACCGAGCAGCTTTATGCAAGAGTTTGAGCAAATTGTGGAGGAGTCTGAAGATCCTGGTGCAGCAAGCAGCTCAAGCCCTGCAGTCCAACTGCATGGTTATCTTGCAGAGAAAACCATTGCTACCTCAGACAACCCATACCAGTACTGGGGAGTCAACAAATACAGATTACCTTGTCTTGCTGCCACTGCCACAAAATACCTCTGTGCCCCCTGCACTAGTGTGGAAAGTGAGCGAGTGTTCAGCACAGTTTCTAACATTGTGGATGAAAAGAGAAGTAGGCTTACAGCAGAGAGAGCAGAAATGCTTGTCTTCATGAGAAAGAATTTGCCATTGCTGATTAAGTGA